DNA from Massilia antarctica:
CCGATGCACAGCGGGCGGATGCCGAACGGATCGCGGAAGGCCAGCAAGCCGTGGCCGGCGATCTGGGCGACGACGGCGTAGGCGCCGCGCACGCGCCGATGCACCGCGGCCACCGCCTTGAAGATCGAATCGGGATCGAGTGTGAAGCCGGTGGTCGATTCCTGGATTTCATGCGCCAGCACGTTGAGCAGCACTTCCGAGTCGGAATCGGTGTTGATGTGACGGCGGTCGTTGCGGAACATCTCGGACTTGAGCTGTTCCTGGTTGGTCAGGTTGCCGTTGTGCGCAAGCGTGATGCCGAACGGCGCATTCACGTAGAACGGCTGCGCTTCCTCCTCGCTGGACGAACCAGCGGTCGGATAGCGGCAATGGCCGATGCCCGAATTGCCCTGCAGCGAACGCATGTTACGCGTGCGGAAAACGTCGCGCACGAGGCCATTGGCCTTGTGCATGGAAAACATATTGGAATGACTGGTTGCGATGCCCGCCGCATCCTGACCGCGGTGCTGCAACAGCAGCAATGCGTCATACAGCACTTGATTGACGGGGTTATTCGAGACGACGCCGACGATGCCACACATGGTGCGCTCCTAGAGACTGGACCTACTGATTTTAAAAAATGTCAAAACTGAACATGCCGCGCAAAATCCGCGGGCAACAATGTCTTTACCATCCGCGCGCCCTCTTCCGCCATGGGGCTCGATACCGCCCCGGTCCAAAAGGCCTGCTTGGGCAGCTCGGTCATGCCGCACAAGATAACGGCGGCCAGCACGATCACAACCCCGCGCGCGAACCCGAACGCAGCTCCCAGCAGGCGGTTCGCCGGGCTTAATCCCGTGGCCTTGACCATCAGGTCGACCGCCATCATGACCAATCCCATCAGGATGCGGGCGCCGAGGAACAGCGCCACGAAGGCGACCATCAGGCGCACCGTTTCGCCGGGGATCACCGACAACATGGGCGCGAGCTTGGCGCCGTAGGCGTTGGCGACGACGAAGGCCACCACCCAGCTGATCACCGACAGGATTTCCTTGACCAGGCCGCGCAAGGTGCCGATGATGACCGACGAAATGAGGATCACCAGCACCACATAATCGAACTCGGTCACCGCGCATCCGCCCAAACGTGTGTCATCAGCCCGGGACCATGATGCCCGACAGTCCCATCTTGCTTAACTTGGCGCGCACTTTT
Protein-coding regions in this window:
- a CDS encoding CvpA family protein yields the protein MTEFDYVVLVILISSVIIGTLRGLVKEILSVISWVVAFVVANAYGAKLAPMLSVIPGETVRLMVAFVALFLGARILMGLVMMAVDLMVKATGLSPANRLLGAAFGFARGVVIVLAAVILCGMTELPKQAFWTGAVSSPMAEEGARMVKTLLPADFARHVQF